A genomic segment from Microbacterium sp. SORGH_AS_0428 encodes:
- the rpmB gene encoding 50S ribosomal protein L28: MAAVCQVTGAVPGFGHNISHSHRRTKRRFDPNVQKKTYYVPSLGRNVKLNVSAKGIKVIDARGIESVVKDLIAKGVKL, translated from the coding sequence ATGGCAGCAGTGTGCCAGGTGACTGGAGCGGTTCCCGGCTTCGGTCACAACATCTCGCACTCGCACCGCCGGACGAAGCGCCGCTTCGACCCGAACGTGCAGAAGAAGACGTACTACGTGCCCTCGCTGGGCCGTAACGTCAAGCTCAACGTCTCGGCGAAGGGCATCAAGGTCATCGACGCACGCGGCATCGAGTCCGTCGTCAAGGACCTCATCGCGAAGGGTGTGAAGCTCTAA
- a CDS encoding SCO7613 C-terminal domain-containing membrane protein encodes MTDTPQGGRWPASARELGDPHKCPSCFTVISGSPCPACGQPLDDPRMGQVLAIGQTMADAEATRQSIMTAVRESAVAARQAALAERAVLAEQAAVAARQQAVPPAVVTPAPAAPEPAASGAARVGPALSAPVVAAPASPPPGPQSPTPAPAPRRRRLTVPVLLLIVGVSLVGVAAVFFLLLAWFVAGIALRAVIVAAITLLTIGGASLLRRQGLTATAEGVAALGVVLLGLDAWAVYANDLFGAASFRPAVWTGIGAFAVAVIGRAWARISRLRTPDLAASLALPAGIGFLVGGAVAVPPPEALIAGLLGAAVGGLAHALPAPASSARSGETGAVERFVLAIVGLFALAVGALLTPLFAEGIGAAVWANAGVVVIGSAYAFVLRPAASERVAGAWLGAAASVLAALSLATAGWQLAARSDLPVFGVLVAPVLAVATAVALDRLRVRLPWLVPAAIAAGVVAVCSLAVHILMWSTRAALAISGNWSLWRTPAFESAGGSLEIPLLALVAAAVLSVLLFVAPAARRDAVRHLRPIVGTLLLTSAAGLTLIPAAAVAGGVVVAAASVVAMRRRADTTGWVVAGFIGAGTAYLTGLSAIWLWVAAVAVASLLPVAHRLAARAAGGLAVAFAVLPIGVLAVSATIAPNALSVQLGGASDAAAAGCAFVLLQWVALVAALASLLGWRDAASRRALALATTVLLAVSLPAAAALGTSPLAERALLEPGLGIARAALLVVALIALTARHRESPVAWASAAFVALAAASGAVALLALIVAPRFAAALVTAAVAAVVIAGGAALALRVRVPRVRLAADLGAAVVILLAAWPTPLPGGRVLFPIPAEWRGTFVAIIAIAIGAASVTRGWRAQRAGGVPVTAAPRRLLAWPAFAGATAALWLWLGSAWPDAALEAYVVPPAVGLVAFAVLLSRLGRIPEATVAAAVGVGVGLLPLAATALSADATRGIVAAAIAAAVAGASAFLARLRSSAPGLAMAATALGALLLATSGLVVTGPEVAGLWAAAAVAVTLIVSAGLAREASAAAVSVATVAGPVATFVAAAAVVIAVATHGSFAVGLTLVLVLLALHLVSAGAHRVPLTPALRWTTWAVALVAGALMLAGGVFTEVEPAFAPAGVALAAGAVVAALRADRTSPLERTAWLAGLAITALPSVLAPVEPLRTWLVISLALAAALILVLAPLPDIGRLKTPSALVLLVAVWAMAVRSAGTDATAPTIASLVAGIGTVAVAVGMVRIGARAGVPSSVAAVGSTFVVASVALRLDGAPATTAVTMISAALVGVASALVLGRERWRGVAAVAAVASAATLATAAGTRILLLTDLPGALFTIEPEIWTLAALGLVTAIAVAALRTRSGSHVDIAAMIVLSAGVGAFTIAELAAFEGAQFTLRVLLIMVTLSAAGTAGWALRRRNGLVLLGAAGAFALVTAASTAPAVITMIEVITAPPAVAGLAVGIARMRAEPARRSWPALGGWLALLTLPSLAYDIDPDAALWRVVALGAVAIALVVIGAVRALQAPLVVGSAVLLVHAIAQLWPWIAAAYVAFWWLWLGLGGVALIFLAARYEKRMRALKAAFAAVTALR; translated from the coding sequence ATGACGGACACACCGCAGGGCGGCCGCTGGCCCGCATCCGCGCGCGAGCTCGGCGATCCGCACAAGTGCCCCTCCTGCTTCACGGTCATCAGCGGTTCGCCCTGCCCCGCCTGCGGGCAGCCGCTGGACGATCCGCGCATGGGGCAGGTCCTCGCGATCGGCCAGACGATGGCGGATGCGGAGGCCACGCGTCAGAGCATCATGACCGCCGTTCGCGAGAGCGCCGTGGCCGCGCGGCAGGCGGCCCTCGCGGAGCGCGCAGTCCTCGCCGAACAGGCCGCCGTCGCCGCTCGGCAGCAGGCCGTCCCGCCGGCCGTGGTCACCCCCGCTCCCGCCGCGCCCGAGCCCGCCGCGTCCGGCGCCGCGCGTGTGGGTCCCGCGCTCTCCGCACCTGTTGTCGCGGCCCCCGCATCCCCGCCGCCCGGGCCCCAGTCACCGACTCCCGCACCGGCGCCCCGCCGGCGCCGGCTCACTGTGCCGGTGCTGCTGCTCATCGTGGGTGTCTCGCTCGTCGGCGTCGCGGCGGTCTTCTTCCTCCTGCTCGCCTGGTTCGTGGCCGGCATCGCGTTGCGCGCGGTGATCGTGGCGGCGATCACGCTCCTCACGATCGGCGGCGCGTCACTGCTGCGGCGACAAGGCCTCACTGCCACGGCGGAGGGCGTCGCGGCACTCGGCGTCGTGCTGCTGGGACTCGACGCCTGGGCGGTGTACGCCAACGATCTGTTCGGCGCGGCGAGTTTCCGACCGGCCGTGTGGACGGGCATCGGCGCCTTCGCGGTGGCGGTCATCGGCCGCGCGTGGGCCCGCATCTCACGTCTGCGCACTCCCGATCTCGCGGCATCCCTCGCACTCCCCGCGGGGATCGGGTTCCTGGTCGGCGGCGCCGTCGCAGTGCCGCCGCCCGAGGCGCTGATCGCGGGACTCCTCGGCGCCGCGGTCGGCGGGCTCGCGCATGCGCTCCCCGCGCCCGCATCCTCGGCACGGTCGGGCGAGACCGGCGCCGTCGAGCGCTTCGTGCTCGCGATCGTCGGCCTGTTCGCCCTCGCGGTGGGCGCGCTGCTGACGCCGCTGTTCGCCGAAGGGATCGGCGCAGCCGTCTGGGCCAACGCCGGCGTGGTCGTGATCGGCTCGGCGTACGCGTTCGTGCTGCGCCCCGCCGCATCTGAGCGCGTCGCCGGCGCGTGGCTCGGCGCCGCGGCATCCGTTCTGGCTGCCCTCTCCCTCGCGACCGCCGGGTGGCAGCTCGCCGCCCGCAGCGATCTGCCCGTGTTCGGCGTGCTCGTGGCGCCGGTCCTGGCGGTCGCCACGGCGGTCGCGCTGGATCGTCTGCGGGTGCGGCTGCCCTGGCTGGTTCCCGCCGCCATCGCCGCCGGGGTGGTCGCGGTCTGCTCGCTCGCCGTGCACATCCTGATGTGGTCGACGCGAGCAGCGCTCGCGATCTCCGGCAACTGGTCGCTGTGGCGCACGCCGGCGTTCGAGTCCGCCGGCGGCTCGCTCGAGATCCCGCTCCTGGCACTCGTCGCCGCCGCGGTGCTCAGCGTGCTCCTCTTCGTCGCGCCCGCGGCACGACGAGACGCCGTGCGCCACCTCCGCCCGATCGTGGGCACCCTCCTGCTGACCTCCGCCGCGGGCCTCACCCTGATCCCCGCGGCGGCAGTCGCGGGCGGCGTCGTCGTGGCGGCCGCATCCGTCGTCGCGATGCGCCGCCGCGCCGACACGACGGGATGGGTCGTCGCGGGCTTCATCGGCGCCGGCACCGCGTACCTGACCGGCCTGTCGGCGATCTGGCTGTGGGTCGCCGCGGTCGCCGTCGCCTCGCTGCTGCCGGTGGCGCACCGGCTCGCCGCGCGCGCGGCCGGCGGGCTCGCCGTGGCCTTCGCCGTCCTTCCGATCGGCGTGCTCGCGGTGTCCGCGACGATCGCGCCGAATGCGCTGTCCGTGCAGCTCGGCGGCGCATCGGATGCCGCCGCCGCGGGCTGCGCGTTCGTGCTGCTGCAGTGGGTCGCCCTGGTGGCGGCGCTCGCCTCGTTGCTCGGCTGGCGCGACGCCGCATCGCGCCGGGCGCTCGCCCTCGCGACGACGGTGCTGCTCGCCGTCTCCCTGCCCGCTGCGGCGGCACTGGGCACCTCGCCGCTCGCCGAGCGCGCCCTGCTCGAGCCGGGGCTGGGCATCGCACGAGCGGCCCTGCTGGTCGTCGCGTTGATCGCGCTGACCGCGCGACACCGTGAGAGCCCGGTCGCCTGGGCGAGCGCCGCGTTCGTCGCGCTCGCCGCGGCATCCGGCGCGGTGGCTCTGCTCGCCCTCATCGTCGCGCCGCGGTTCGCCGCTGCGCTCGTGACGGCCGCGGTCGCCGCGGTCGTCATCGCCGGCGGTGCGGCCCTCGCGCTCCGTGTCCGCGTGCCGCGTGTGCGGCTCGCGGCGGATCTGGGCGCGGCGGTCGTCATCCTGCTGGCGGCGTGGCCGACTCCCCTCCCGGGCGGTCGGGTGCTCTTTCCGATCCCTGCCGAGTGGCGCGGGACGTTCGTCGCGATCATCGCGATCGCGATCGGCGCCGCATCCGTCACGCGGGGCTGGCGCGCCCAGCGGGCCGGCGGAGTGCCCGTGACCGCTGCGCCCCGACGCCTCCTGGCCTGGCCGGCGTTCGCGGGAGCGACCGCCGCGCTGTGGCTGTGGCTCGGGTCGGCATGGCCAGACGCCGCTCTGGAGGCGTACGTGGTTCCACCGGCCGTGGGCCTCGTCGCCTTCGCGGTCCTGCTGAGCAGACTCGGCCGCATCCCCGAGGCAACGGTGGCAGCGGCGGTCGGTGTGGGGGTGGGACTTCTGCCGCTCGCGGCCACCGCACTGAGCGCGGACGCGACGCGCGGAATCGTCGCGGCAGCGATCGCCGCGGCCGTCGCCGGCGCGTCGGCGTTCCTTGCGCGCCTTCGTTCGTCCGCCCCCGGGCTCGCCATGGCCGCTACGGCGCTCGGTGCGCTGCTCCTGGCGACCAGCGGCCTCGTCGTCACCGGACCCGAGGTGGCGGGCCTGTGGGCGGCGGCCGCCGTGGCGGTCACGCTGATCGTCAGTGCCGGTCTCGCACGCGAGGCCTCGGCCGCCGCGGTGAGCGTCGCGACCGTGGCCGGACCCGTTGCGACCTTCGTGGCCGCAGCCGCCGTCGTCATCGCCGTCGCGACGCACGGCTCGTTCGCTGTCGGCCTGACCCTCGTCCTCGTCCTGCTCGCGCTGCACCTGGTCTCCGCCGGTGCGCACCGGGTCCCACTGACGCCGGCACTGCGCTGGACGACGTGGGCCGTCGCGCTGGTGGCCGGCGCCCTGATGTTGGCCGGCGGAGTGTTCACCGAGGTCGAGCCGGCCTTCGCGCCCGCCGGCGTCGCGCTCGCGGCGGGTGCGGTCGTCGCCGCGCTCCGCGCCGACCGCACCAGTCCCCTCGAGAGGACCGCCTGGCTGGCGGGCCTCGCGATCACCGCTCTGCCGAGCGTTCTCGCCCCCGTCGAACCGCTGCGCACGTGGCTCGTGATCTCGCTGGCGCTCGCGGCCGCCCTCATCCTCGTTCTGGCTCCCCTGCCCGACATCGGCCGCCTCAAGACGCCCTCCGCGCTCGTACTCCTCGTCGCGGTCTGGGCGATGGCGGTGCGCAGCGCGGGAACGGATGCGACGGCACCCACGATCGCGTCTCTGGTCGCCGGTATCGGCACGGTCGCGGTGGCGGTGGGTATGGTCCGGATCGGCGCGCGGGCGGGCGTGCCCTCCTCCGTCGCCGCGGTCGGCTCGACCTTCGTGGTCGCGAGCGTCGCCCTGCGGCTCGACGGGGCACCGGCGACGACGGCCGTGACGATGATCTCCGCGGCGCTGGTCGGTGTGGCGTCCGCCCTCGTGCTCGGACGCGAGCGCTGGCGGGGCGTCGCGGCGGTCGCGGCGGTCGCGAGCGCGGCGACGCTGGCCACGGCGGCGGGAACCCGCATCCTGCTCCTGACGGATCTTCCGGGCGCGCTCTTCACGATCGAACCGGAGATCTGGACTCTCGCGGCGTTGGGGCTCGTCACCGCCATCGCGGTCGCCGCGCTGCGCACCCGTTCCGGCAGCCATGTCGACATCGCCGCCATGATCGTGCTCTCGGCAGGGGTGGGCGCGTTCACGATCGCCGAGCTCGCCGCGTTCGAGGGCGCGCAGTTCACGCTCCGCGTCCTGCTGATCATGGTCACGCTCAGCGCGGCGGGAACCGCGGGGTGGGCGCTGCGTCGCCGGAACGGCCTCGTGCTGCTGGGCGCCGCCGGCGCCTTCGCCCTCGTCACCGCCGCGTCGACGGCACCCGCGGTCATCACGATGATTGAGGTCATCACCGCGCCGCCCGCCGTCGCGGGACTCGCGGTGGGCATCGCCCGGATGCGGGCCGAACCCGCGCGGCGCTCATGGCCCGCGCTCGGAGGCTGGCTCGCCCTGCTGACGCTGCCGTCGCTCGCGTACGACATCGACCCGGACGCGGCACTGTGGCGCGTCGTCGCACTGGGTGCCGTGGCCATCGCCCTCGTCGTCATCGGAGCGGTCCGTGCTCTGCAGGCGCCGCTCGTGGTGGGCTCGGCGGTCCTGCTCGTTCACGCGATCGCCCAGCTGTGGCCCTGGATCGCCGCGGCCTACGTCGCGTTCTGGTGGCTGTGGCTCGGACTCGGCGGAGTGGCGCTCATCTTCCTGGCGGCCCGCTACGAGAAGCGGATGCGGGCCCTCAAAGCGGCCTTCGCCGCGGTCACCGCGCTGCGCTGA
- a CDS encoding DNA-3-methyladenine glycosylase, with protein sequence MTTHVLATREVLSALPVEVAPLLLDALLETERDGERVVLRLSEVEAYHGRGTGDVPDPGSHARMGPTPRNATMWGEPGHLYVYLSHGIHSCVNVVCGPAGVAGGVLLRGAEVVEGADAARRRRSERGVVRHDRDLARGPGRLGDASGLRHPVHDGIDAVTGGMRAGARARLLLPASPRRDIATGPRVGVAGVAGGDEFPWRFWIPGDPTVSAFRWGRGAGPGLSAAR encoded by the coding sequence ATGACGACCCATGTGCTGGCCACACGCGAGGTGCTCAGCGCCCTACCGGTGGAGGTGGCGCCGCTTCTGCTCGACGCGCTGCTGGAGACCGAACGGGACGGCGAACGCGTCGTGCTGCGCCTCAGCGAGGTCGAGGCGTACCACGGCCGCGGCACCGGTGACGTCCCCGATCCCGGCTCACACGCCCGCATGGGGCCGACGCCGCGCAACGCCACGATGTGGGGCGAGCCCGGGCACCTCTACGTGTACCTGAGCCACGGCATCCACTCGTGCGTGAACGTGGTGTGCGGGCCCGCGGGGGTCGCCGGCGGTGTGCTCCTGCGTGGCGCGGAGGTCGTCGAGGGCGCGGATGCGGCCCGTCGCCGCCGCAGCGAGCGCGGTGTCGTGCGCCACGACCGCGACCTGGCCCGCGGGCCGGGGCGTCTCGGTGATGCCTCGGGCCTCCGCCATCCCGTGCACGACGGCATCGACGCCGTGACCGGCGGCATGAGGGCGGGCGCACGCGCCCGACTCCTCCTGCCGGCCAGCCCGCGCCGGGACATCGCCACCGGCCCGCGCGTCGGGGTGGCGGGTGTCGCGGGCGGCGACGAGTTCCCGTGGCGCTTCTGGATCCCCGGCGACCCCACCGTCTCGGCGTTCCGCTGGGGGCGCGGCGCCGGTCCCGGACTCAGCGCAGCGCGGTGA
- a CDS encoding TIGR03943 family putative permease subunit, protein MRSVLTRWLGAGLAAALAVITLVLAVTGRIGLYINPDGAWFAIGMAVVVLVGTALSFVLPLGAEDDHGHDHGDAHDEDHPPHGHERRVSAGAVAAVAGGVLASGVVVTMLALPPASLSAELAASRDVGAPPLFAGSDVVSLASTGDTSKFGVGDWAAVFATATNPDAFEGDAVTLTGFVSGDIDGGFDLSRLVITHCVIDAQPARLAISADAAAPSTGQWVTVSGTVRATGSGQLAIVAEQVTPIDEPSDPYEY, encoded by the coding sequence TTGCGTAGCGTTCTCACCCGCTGGCTGGGCGCGGGGCTCGCCGCAGCCCTCGCCGTCATCACCCTCGTGCTGGCCGTGACCGGTCGCATCGGCCTGTACATCAACCCGGACGGCGCGTGGTTCGCGATCGGCATGGCCGTCGTCGTGCTCGTCGGAACGGCGTTGAGCTTCGTCCTGCCGTTGGGTGCGGAGGACGACCACGGTCACGACCACGGCGACGCCCACGATGAGGATCACCCGCCTCACGGGCACGAACGCCGCGTGTCGGCGGGAGCCGTGGCCGCGGTGGCCGGCGGCGTGCTCGCCTCGGGCGTCGTGGTGACGATGCTGGCGCTTCCGCCGGCGTCCCTGTCTGCGGAGCTCGCCGCATCCCGTGACGTCGGCGCACCGCCGTTGTTCGCCGGATCGGATGTGGTCTCGCTCGCCTCCACCGGCGACACGTCGAAGTTCGGGGTGGGGGACTGGGCCGCGGTGTTCGCCACGGCCACCAACCCCGACGCGTTCGAGGGTGACGCGGTGACCCTGACGGGCTTCGTCAGCGGCGACATCGACGGCGGGTTCGATCTGAGCCGTCTGGTCATCACACACTGCGTGATCGACGCGCAGCCCGCGCGTCTGGCCATCTCGGCGGATGCGGCCGCGCCGTCCACCGGACAGTGGGTCACCGTCTCGGGCACGGTGCGCGCGACCGGATCCGGGCAGCTGGCGATCGTCGCCGAGCAGGTCACGCCGATCGACGAGCCGAGCGATCCGTATGAGTACTGA
- a CDS encoding permease, giving the protein MSVTTSRTERARSASPRRSSGSRTSVALSLGLALIVVMAAIYIFVPHLLPADVPTRLQDGVTLALSVLIESLPFVALGVVLSILVQVWLPAGVLERWMPRRAWARRAVLSLLGMIVPVCECGNVPFARGLLMRGFSVSETMTFLIAAPIVNPIVIITTHQAFGFSDGILIARLVGGYAVANLIGWLYSRHPAPDALLTDRFRATCEVVVHERGGRGRRSLAQFLVELRAVMPALVIGSALAGAVQVLVPRNALLAIGSNPVLSIVAMMMLAIVVSICSNIDAFFALSFASTFTPGSLVAFLVTGPLVDVKMIALLRTTFTTRALVGIVTTVLLFAFALGAVVNLLA; this is encoded by the coding sequence ATGAGCGTGACGACTAGTCGCACCGAGCGCGCGAGGTCGGCGTCGCCGCGGCGCTCGTCCGGCTCGCGTACGTCCGTGGCGCTGAGTCTCGGACTGGCGCTCATCGTCGTCATGGCGGCGATCTACATCTTCGTGCCGCACCTGCTGCCGGCGGACGTCCCCACGCGCCTGCAGGACGGAGTCACCCTCGCGCTCAGCGTGCTCATCGAGTCGCTGCCGTTCGTGGCGCTGGGCGTCGTGCTCTCGATCCTCGTCCAGGTGTGGCTGCCGGCCGGGGTCCTGGAGCGGTGGATGCCGCGTCGCGCCTGGGCGCGGCGTGCGGTGCTGTCGCTGCTGGGCATGATCGTGCCGGTGTGCGAATGCGGCAACGTCCCGTTCGCGCGCGGCCTGCTCATGCGCGGCTTCAGCGTCTCCGAGACCATGACCTTCCTGATCGCTGCGCCGATCGTGAATCCCATCGTGATCATCACGACGCACCAGGCCTTCGGCTTCAGCGACGGCATCCTGATCGCGCGCCTCGTGGGCGGCTATGCGGTGGCGAACCTCATCGGCTGGCTCTACAGCCGCCACCCGGCGCCCGACGCGCTGTTGACCGATCGCTTCCGCGCGACGTGCGAGGTCGTCGTGCACGAGCGCGGCGGCCGCGGGCGCCGCTCCCTCGCGCAGTTCCTCGTCGAGCTGCGCGCGGTCATGCCCGCGCTCGTCATCGGCTCCGCGCTCGCCGGCGCGGTGCAAGTGCTCGTGCCCCGCAACGCACTGCTGGCGATCGGCTCGAACCCCGTGCTGTCGATCGTGGCGATGATGATGCTCGCGATCGTCGTCTCGATCTGCTCGAACATCGACGCCTTCTTCGCGCTCTCGTTCGCCTCGACGTTCACCCCCGGCTCGCTCGTCGCCTTCCTGGTGACCGGTCCGCTGGTGGACGTGAAGATGATCGCTCTGCTGCGCACGACGTTCACCACCCGCGCGCTCGTCGGGATCGTCACGACCGTGCTGCTGTTCGCCTTCGCGCTCGGAGCGGTGGTGAATCTCCTTGCGTAG
- a CDS encoding transcriptional repressor produces MAQRNTWQRERVREALSDAQGFVSAQTLHARLRDDNTGIGLATVYRALAGLAAGGDADSLQSPEGENLYRACVTSGHHHHLICRQCGLTVEIEASEVEEWAQRTAASHGFTSAEHVVDIFGLCGACTAARTNERDD; encoded by the coding sequence ATGGCTCAGCGCAATACCTGGCAGCGCGAGCGCGTCCGCGAAGCCCTCTCCGACGCGCAGGGCTTCGTCAGCGCCCAGACGCTGCACGCGCGGTTGCGCGACGACAACACCGGCATCGGCCTGGCCACGGTCTACCGCGCCCTCGCGGGGCTGGCCGCCGGCGGTGACGCCGACTCGCTGCAGAGCCCCGAGGGCGAGAACCTCTACCGCGCCTGCGTGACGAGCGGGCACCACCATCACCTCATCTGCCGGCAGTGCGGTCTCACCGTCGAGATCGAGGCCTCGGAGGTCGAGGAGTGGGCCCAGCGCACGGCCGCGAGCCACGGCTTCACCTCGGCCGAGCACGTCGTCGACATCTTCGGGCTCTGCGGTGCGTGCACCGCCGCCCGGACGAATGAGCGTGACGACTAG
- a CDS encoding metal ABC transporter permease — translation MNWSDVGDALFGGVAQYGQILELVQNSVWAGAVLGIVGGLVGVFVMQRDMAFAVHGISELSFAGAAAALLLGFDVVTGSIVGSMIAAALIGWLGSRARDRNSIIGVLMPFGLGLGILFLSLYNGRSANRFSLLTGQIVSVQTGQLGALIAIAAVVLVGLLLIWRPLRFDSLDPQSAAARGVPTRAVSLAFMLLLGLIVAVAVHIIGALLVLALLVTPAAAAMRISTGPLAVPLWAALFGVVSAVGGILLAVAGTLPVSPYITTISFVIYIVCRAIGARRDRMTRAV, via the coding sequence ATGAACTGGAGCGACGTCGGCGACGCGCTGTTCGGAGGCGTGGCCCAGTACGGCCAGATCCTGGAGCTCGTCCAGAACTCCGTGTGGGCGGGCGCCGTCCTCGGCATCGTCGGCGGTCTCGTCGGCGTGTTCGTGATGCAGCGCGACATGGCCTTCGCGGTGCACGGCATCAGCGAACTCTCCTTCGCCGGCGCCGCTGCCGCCCTCCTCCTCGGCTTCGACGTCGTGACGGGGTCCATCGTCGGCTCGATGATCGCCGCCGCGCTCATCGGCTGGCTCGGCTCCCGCGCGCGTGACCGGAACTCGATCATCGGTGTCCTGATGCCGTTCGGCCTCGGCCTCGGGATCCTCTTCCTCTCGCTGTACAACGGACGAAGCGCCAACCGGTTCAGCCTGCTCACGGGGCAGATCGTCTCCGTGCAGACGGGGCAGCTCGGCGCGCTCATCGCGATCGCCGCCGTTGTGCTGGTGGGCCTGCTGCTCATCTGGCGCCCGCTGCGCTTCGACTCGCTGGATCCCCAGTCGGCCGCCGCGCGCGGGGTGCCCACGAGGGCGGTCTCGCTCGCCTTCATGCTGCTGCTCGGGCTCATCGTCGCCGTCGCCGTGCACATCATCGGCGCCCTGCTCGTACTCGCGCTGCTCGTGACCCCCGCCGCGGCAGCGATGCGCATCTCGACCGGCCCGCTCGCCGTGCCGCTGTGGGCGGCCCTGTTCGGCGTCGTCTCCGCCGTCGGCGGGATCCTGCTCGCGGTGGCGGGCACCCTGCCGGTGAGCCCGTACATCACGACGATCTCCTTCGTCATCTACATCGTCTGTCGCGCGATCGGCGCACGCCGCGACCGCATGACGCGTGCCGTCTGA
- a CDS encoding ATP-binding cassette domain-containing protein produces the protein MTAERDPLVIASAALRRGGRELWRGLDLTVAPGELVAVLGPSGAGKTTLLRAILGLDRLSEGTITALGAPVTRAGNRRIGYIPQQRPLPRDTSMRGRDVVALGVDGHRFGLPISRRRDRARVDELLTAVGAETFAERPVGLLSGGEQQRLRVGQALADDPRLLLCDEPLTSLDLANQQAVVSLIDRHRRERQAGVLLVTHDINPVLDTVDRILYIAGGTFMLGTPDQVLDSAVLSDLYGAPVHVLRAGGRLVVVGAPDAEQSHHHHHDPEDHA, from the coding sequence GTGACGGCCGAGCGCGACCCGCTCGTCATCGCGTCCGCTGCGCTCCGGCGCGGCGGACGCGAGCTGTGGCGCGGGCTGGATCTGACCGTCGCGCCCGGCGAGCTGGTCGCCGTGCTCGGACCCAGCGGCGCGGGAAAGACCACGTTGCTGCGGGCGATCCTCGGCCTCGACAGGCTCAGTGAGGGAACCATCACCGCTCTCGGGGCGCCGGTCACCCGGGCGGGCAACCGGCGCATCGGCTACATCCCCCAGCAGCGCCCGCTGCCACGAGACACCTCGATGCGCGGCCGCGACGTCGTCGCGCTCGGCGTGGACGGCCACCGATTCGGTCTGCCGATCTCCCGCCGTCGCGACCGAGCGCGCGTCGACGAGCTCCTCACCGCCGTGGGCGCCGAGACCTTCGCCGAGCGTCCCGTCGGGCTCCTCTCGGGCGGGGAGCAGCAGCGGCTCCGCGTGGGGCAGGCGCTCGCCGACGACCCGCGCCTGTTGCTGTGCGATGAGCCGCTGACGAGTCTCGACCTCGCGAACCAGCAGGCCGTGGTGTCGCTGATCGACCGGCATCGCCGGGAGCGTCAGGCCGGCGTCCTGCTGGTGACCCACGACATCAATCCGGTGCTCGACACCGTCGACCGCATCCTCTACATCGCCGGCGGCACCTTCATGCTCGGCACCCCCGACCAGGTGCTCGACTCCGCCGTGCTCAGCGACCTCTACGGGGCTCCCGTGCACGTGCTCCGCGCGGGCGGGCGCCTCGTCGTCGTCGGAGCGCCGGATGCGGAGCAGTCGCACCACCACCATCACGACCCCGAGGACCACGCATGA
- a CDS encoding metal ABC transporter solute-binding protein, Zn/Mn family codes for MPLKTRLLLAPALVAGAALTLAGCASATAAPSQSSASDGAITIVTSTNVYSQIAEEIAGDAATITPVISSAAQDPHDYEATAADQLTVQKADLIIQNGGGYDAFMDSLIDASKSEAPVIVAAEYSDSWQGTEATEHDTDELEASPHSELEHDHDHIEGFNEHVWYDPHTIEHVTEAITEELSRLVPDKADTFQANSTAFLAQVAGLEKSLDDIKAAHGGAEVFVTEPVPGYLIAAAGLENATPDEFSEAVEEGQDVPAAVLLAALNEVKSGEVKVVIANAQAGGAETTQIIDAAGSAGIPVLEFTETRPDDQTYIQWMQKNIEDLAGALDK; via the coding sequence ATGCCCCTGAAGACCCGACTTCTCCTCGCGCCCGCCCTCGTCGCCGGCGCCGCCCTCACGCTCGCCGGATGCGCGTCGGCCACGGCCGCGCCGTCGCAGAGCTCCGCCTCCGACGGCGCGATCACCATCGTCACCTCGACGAACGTCTACAGCCAGATCGCCGAGGAGATCGCGGGGGATGCGGCCACGATCACGCCCGTGATCTCGTCCGCCGCGCAGGACCCCCACGACTACGAGGCCACCGCGGCCGACCAGCTGACGGTCCAGAAGGCCGACCTGATCATCCAGAACGGTGGCGGGTACGACGCGTTCATGGACTCGCTCATCGACGCGAGCAAGTCCGAGGCGCCGGTGATCGTGGCCGCCGAGTACTCCGACAGCTGGCAGGGCACCGAGGCGACCGAGCACGACACGGACGAGCTCGAGGCGAGCCCGCACTCCGAGCTCGAGCACGACCACGACCACATCGAGGGCTTCAACGAGCACGTCTGGTACGACCCGCACACGATCGAGCACGTGACCGAGGCCATCACCGAGGAGCTCTCGCGTCTCGTCCCCGACAAGGCGGACACGTTCCAGGCGAACTCGACCGCGTTCCTCGCGCAGGTCGCCGGACTCGAGAAGTCCCTCGACGACATCAAGGCCGCCCACGGCGGTGCCGAGGTCTTCGTGACCGAGCCGGTGCCCGGCTACCTGATCGCCGCGGCCGGACTCGAGAACGCCACGCCGGACGAGTTCAGCGAGGCCGTCGAAGAGGGTCAGGACGTGCCCGCGGCCGTGCTGCTGGCGGCTCTCAACGAGGTCAAGTCGGGCGAGGTGAAGGTGGTCATCGCGAACGCGCAGGCGGGCGGCGCCGAGACGACGCAGATCATCGACGCGGCGGGTTCCGCGGGCATTCCGGTGCTCGAGTTCACGGAAACGCGTCCGGACGACCAGACTTACATCCAGTGGATGCAGAAGAACATCGAGGACCTCGCCGGAGCCCTCGACAAGTGA